In Providencia rettgeri, the following proteins share a genomic window:
- the betI gene encoding transcriptional regulator BetI, whose translation MPKIGMQSIRKQQLIQATLAVINEVGMQDASFVLIARKAGVSTGIISHYFRDKNGLLEAAMRHIQYQLGFAVAIRLRMLTGAEPKRRIQAIVEGNFDPTQTSEAAMKTWLAFWASSMHQPNLNRLQQVNDRRLYSNLSYEFGRVLNKADARMAAKGLAALIDGLWLRSALSNEQFPVKDALKITNEYIDMQLQRAEVLET comes from the coding sequence ATGCCGAAGATAGGAATGCAGTCGATACGTAAACAACAGTTAATTCAAGCCACATTGGCTGTGATTAATGAAGTTGGAATGCAGGATGCCAGTTTTGTGTTAATTGCCCGTAAAGCCGGGGTTTCTACAGGAATTATTAGTCATTATTTTCGTGATAAAAATGGCTTGCTTGAAGCCGCTATGCGCCATATTCAATACCAACTAGGGTTTGCGGTGGCAATACGTTTGCGGATGTTAACCGGAGCGGAGCCAAAACGACGAATTCAGGCAATTGTTGAAGGCAACTTCGACCCAACGCAAACCAGTGAGGCCGCGATGAAAACGTGGCTAGCCTTTTGGGCTAGTAGTATGCATCAACCGAATTTAAATCGTTTACAGCAGGTTAATGACCGGCGCTTGTATTCAAACTTAAGCTATGAGTTTGGGCGGGTATTAAACAAAGCGGATGCGCGGATGGCCGCGAAGGGGCTGGCGGCGTTAATTGATGGCTTATGGTTACGTAGTGCTTTGAGTAATGAGCAATTTCCTGTTAAGGATGCACTCAAAATCACTAACGAATATATCGATATGCAGCTACAACGTGCTGAGGTTTTAGAAACTTAA
- the cutA gene encoding divalent-cation tolerance protein CutA: protein MSTNEIYTTNAKSPCIVLCTTNSHENAIKITQHLLANRLAACVSLLPEITSVYLWHDNITQDKEILLLIKTTQGNQLNLFKAIKEIHPYETPELIRLDPSQVEDNYLRWLISSVK, encoded by the coding sequence ATGTCCACTAATGAAATTTATACCACAAATGCAAAAAGCCCATGTATTGTGTTATGCACGACGAATAGCCATGAAAACGCAATTAAAATTACCCAACATTTACTAGCCAATCGTTTAGCTGCATGCGTTTCTCTACTTCCTGAAATAACATCAGTTTATCTATGGCATGATAATATCACGCAAGATAAGGAGATTTTGCTTTTGATCAAAACGACCCAAGGAAATCAACTCAATTTGTTTAAGGCAATAAAAGAAATACACCCATATGAAACTCCTGAACTCATTCGCTTAGACCCAAGCCAAGTGGAAGATAATTACTTACGATGGCTGATTAGCTCCGTTAAATAA
- the kdgR gene encoding DNA-binding transcriptional regulator KdgR: protein MDKTTQTDAVSAVVKVFSILSALGEQKEIGVSELSQRLLMSKATTFRFLQTMKQLGYVDQEGEADKYSLTLKLFELGAKSLEYVDLIEIADTEMRRIGQLTHEAVHLGALDEDAIIYIHKIDSSYNLRMYSRVGRRNPLYCTAIGKILLAWQDEGSIRLALKNETFSQKTATTILTLEDLLVELATVRECHYAQDREEQELGLRCIAVPVYDRLGHVVAGLSISFPTIRFDEQRIDEYVQLLKTAGRNISEKMGYHQYPL from the coding sequence ATGGATAAAACGACTCAAACGGATGCCGTTTCAGCGGTAGTTAAGGTATTCAGCATTCTTAGTGCCCTTGGTGAGCAAAAAGAGATCGGCGTGTCTGAGCTTTCGCAGCGCTTATTAATGTCAAAAGCCACCACATTTCGTTTTCTGCAAACGATGAAACAGTTAGGTTATGTGGATCAAGAAGGTGAAGCGGATAAATATTCCCTAACATTGAAATTATTCGAGTTGGGAGCGAAGTCCCTTGAGTATGTGGATTTAATTGAAATTGCAGATACAGAAATGCGCCGTATTGGCCAATTGACCCATGAAGCCGTACATTTAGGGGCTTTAGATGAAGATGCTATTATTTATATCCATAAAATCGACTCGAGTTATAATTTACGCATGTATTCACGGGTTGGGCGTCGTAACCCATTGTATTGCACCGCAATCGGTAAGATTTTACTCGCTTGGCAAGATGAAGGATCCATTCGTTTAGCATTGAAAAACGAAACTTTTAGCCAAAAAACGGCAACAACGATTTTAACGTTAGAAGACCTGCTGGTGGAATTAGCCACCGTTCGTGAATGCCATTATGCGCAAGACCGAGAAGAGCAAGAACTAGGCCTGCGCTGTATTGCTGTGCCAGTATATGACCGGTTAGGTCATGTGGTTGCAGGGTTATCTATTTCGTTCCCAACCATTCGTTTTGATGAGCAGCGTATTGATGAATACGTCCAATTACTGAAAACAGCGGGGCGCAATATTTCAGAGAAAATGGGTTATCACCAATATCCATTATAG
- the betA gene encoding choline dehydrogenase — MVYDYIIIGAGSAGNVLATRLTEDPDVTVLLLEAGGPDYRFDFRTQMPAALAYPLQGRRYNWAYETDPEPHMNNRRMECGRGKGLGGSSLINGMCYIRGNALDFDGWAEAPGLEDWRYLDCLPYFRKAETRDIGPNDYHGGDGPVSVTTPKNGNNVLFHAMVEAGVQAGYPQTDDLNGIQQEGFGPMDRTVTPQGRRASTARGYLDQAKKRHNLTIRTHATTDTIEFEGKKAAGVKYYQGNSTTPTVVKARKEVLLCAGAIASPQILQRSGVGPEDVLTEFNIPAVHVLPGVGQNLQDHLEMYLQYECKQPVSLYPALKWINQPKIGAEWLFKGTGIGASNQFEAGGFIRTSEKFAWPNIQFHFLPVAINYNGSNAVNQHGFQAHVGSMRSPSRGRVRLKSLDPRQHPSILFNYMSSEQDWEEFRAAIRITREIMAQPALDPYRGEEISPGKQISTDDELDAFVRERAETAFHPCGTCKMGHDEMAVVDGAGRVHGIENLRVIDASIMPLIITGNLNATTIMIAEKIADKIRNRPPLPTSDAEYYVAGDRPVRNQPLRG; from the coding sequence ATGGTCTACGACTATATTATTATCGGTGCTGGTTCAGCCGGTAACGTTCTTGCTACCCGCCTGACAGAAGATCCAGATGTTACTGTGCTGCTCCTTGAAGCAGGAGGACCGGACTACCGGTTCGACTTTCGCACACAAATGCCAGCGGCATTAGCCTACCCATTACAGGGGCGACGTTATAATTGGGCTTATGAAACTGATCCTGAACCACATATGAATAACCGACGAATGGAATGTGGTAGAGGGAAGGGGCTCGGAGGCTCATCATTAATTAATGGGATGTGTTATATCCGAGGGAATGCTCTAGACTTTGACGGCTGGGCTGAGGCGCCTGGCTTAGAAGACTGGCGTTACCTCGATTGCTTACCTTATTTTAGAAAAGCAGAAACGCGTGATATTGGCCCGAATGATTACCATGGTGGAGATGGCCCAGTCAGTGTGACAACACCGAAGAATGGCAATAATGTGCTATTTCATGCGATGGTGGAAGCGGGTGTACAAGCTGGGTATCCACAAACTGATGATTTAAATGGGATCCAACAAGAGGGTTTTGGCCCGATGGATCGCACGGTCACTCCTCAAGGGCGACGAGCAAGTACAGCAAGAGGATATTTGGACCAAGCGAAAAAGCGCCATAACCTGACCATTCGTACCCATGCCACTACGGATACCATTGAGTTTGAAGGGAAAAAAGCGGCGGGTGTGAAGTATTATCAAGGTAATAGCACTACGCCAACGGTGGTAAAGGCGCGTAAAGAGGTTCTGTTATGCGCAGGTGCGATTGCATCTCCACAAATTTTGCAGCGCTCTGGGGTTGGGCCTGAAGATGTGCTGACGGAGTTTAATATTCCAGCCGTGCACGTTTTACCCGGTGTAGGGCAAAACTTGCAAGACCACCTTGAAATGTATTTGCAATATGAATGCAAACAACCAGTTTCATTATATCCAGCCTTAAAATGGATAAACCAACCCAAAATAGGCGCTGAATGGCTATTTAAAGGGACTGGAATTGGCGCAAGCAACCAATTTGAAGCGGGTGGGTTTATTCGTACCAGTGAAAAATTTGCTTGGCCAAATATTCAATTCCACTTTTTGCCTGTGGCGATTAACTATAACGGTAGTAATGCCGTTAATCAGCATGGTTTTCAAGCCCATGTAGGCTCAATGCGTTCGCCTAGCCGAGGGCGCGTTCGTTTGAAATCTTTAGACCCAAGGCAGCATCCGAGTATTTTATTTAACTACATGTCATCGGAACAGGATTGGGAAGAGTTTCGTGCTGCTATTCGTATTACCCGTGAAATTATGGCTCAGCCAGCACTTGACCCATATCGTGGGGAAGAAATTAGCCCTGGTAAACAGATTAGTACGGATGACGAGCTAGATGCATTTGTCCGCGAGAGAGCTGAAACTGCTTTTCATCCATGTGGTACATGCAAGATGGGGCACGATGAGATGGCAGTGGTTGATGGTGCAGGACGTGTTCATGGAATTGAAAATTTACGAGTTATCGACGCATCAATTATGCCGCTGATTATTACGGGTAATTTAAATGCAACGACTATCATGATCGCGGAGAAAATCGCCGATAAAATTCGAAACCGACCTCCGTTGCCCACAAGCGATGCTGAATATTATGTCGCTGGTGATAGGCCGGTAAGAAATCAGCCATTAAGAGGCTAA
- a CDS encoding anion permease: protein MNKLTPLKPVPTLIAVAITLIIWFLIPVPEGVNPNAWHLLALFVGTIAAIIGKALPIGGVSIVAISLVAVTGVTNPESTKGAIADALSGFSNDLIWLIGISIMVSMSLNKTGLGARIGYYVISLFGKKTLGIAYSLAIAETILAPVTPSNTARGGGIIHPIMRSIADSFGSKADDGTAGKIGRYLALVNYNINPITSAMFITATAPNPLIVSLIVSELGQKGELTWGMWAIAAFVPAIISLILMPLVIYLMYKPEITSTPDAPNFAKERLQQLGPVSLPEKLTLAVFGLLLLMWAGVPAMIFGPAYSVNATTAAFIGLSILLATGVINWDDVLKNKGAWDTVVWFSALVMMASFLGKLGLIKWMSVSVEGAIASMGISWVWGMLILVLIYVYSHYFFASTTAHITAMYAAFLAAGLSLGAPPMLLALTLAFSSSLMMSLTHYGTGTAPIIFGSGYATLGEWWKTGFVMSVVNLAIWFFIGSVWWKFLGYW, encoded by the coding sequence ATGAATAAACTAACACCTTTAAAACCTGTTCCAACATTAATCGCAGTTGCAATAACATTAATTATTTGGTTTTTAATTCCTGTTCCTGAAGGTGTTAATCCAAATGCGTGGCATCTTTTAGCATTATTTGTAGGCACAATCGCTGCTATTATTGGTAAGGCTTTACCAATAGGCGGAGTTTCTATTGTCGCAATTTCATTAGTTGCAGTTACTGGAGTCACTAATCCTGAATCAACTAAAGGGGCAATTGCGGATGCATTAAGTGGTTTTTCTAATGACTTAATTTGGTTAATTGGTATTTCTATCATGGTTTCCATGAGCTTGAACAAAACAGGTTTAGGGGCAAGGATAGGGTATTATGTCATTTCTTTATTTGGTAAAAAAACATTGGGTATTGCTTATTCATTGGCAATAGCAGAAACAATATTGGCTCCTGTGACACCAAGTAATACCGCTCGAGGTGGGGGAATTATTCACCCAATTATGCGTTCTATCGCTGATAGTTTTGGGTCTAAGGCGGATGATGGTACTGCTGGGAAAATCGGTCGTTATTTGGCTTTGGTCAATTACAATATTAACCCGATTACGTCTGCAATGTTTATTACGGCAACAGCCCCAAACCCACTGATAGTCAGCCTGATTGTCAGTGAGTTAGGGCAAAAAGGGGAGCTAACTTGGGGAATGTGGGCTATTGCCGCATTTGTACCAGCCATTATCTCTTTGATTTTAATGCCATTGGTCATTTATTTGATGTACAAGCCTGAAATCACCTCTACGCCGGATGCGCCTAATTTTGCCAAAGAACGTTTACAGCAATTAGGGCCAGTTTCATTACCTGAAAAATTAACATTAGCTGTTTTTGGGTTGCTATTACTGATGTGGGCAGGTGTACCAGCAATGATCTTTGGGCCTGCATACAGTGTGAATGCAACAACAGCAGCATTTATTGGTTTAAGTATTTTATTAGCAACAGGTGTCATCAATTGGGATGATGTCTTAAAAAATAAAGGGGCTTGGGATACGGTAGTTTGGTTCTCTGCTTTAGTGATGATGGCATCTTTCTTAGGAAAATTAGGCTTAATTAAATGGATGTCAGTTTCAGTCGAGGGAGCCATTGCGAGTATGGGAATTAGCTGGGTATGGGGGATGTTGATCCTTGTTCTTATCTATGTTTATTCCCACTATTTCTTTGCCAGTACAACAGCGCATATTACCGCAATGTACGCTGCATTTTTAGCCGCGGGATTATCTCTCGGTGCACCACCAATGTTGTTAGCATTAACGCTTGCTTTCTCATCATCATTAATGATGTCACTCACTCATTATGGAACAGGTACCGCACCAATTATCTTTGGTTCTGGCTATGCCACATTAGGCGAGTGGTGGAAAACCGGTTTTGTTATGAGTGTCGTTAACTTAGCCATCTGGTTCTTTATTGGTAGCGTTTGGTGGAAGTTCTTAGGTTACTGGTAA
- a CDS encoding choline transporter, whose product MTTQNSPKNKQKDKLNSVVFFTSAGLILAFSFFTILMTETANQWIVAALGWVSKTFGWYYLLAATLYIVFVIFVATSRFGNIKLGPEQSKPEFSVLSWSAMLFAAGIGIDLMFFSVAEPVTQYMLPPTGEGETLEAARQAMVWTLFHYGLTGWSMYALMGIALGYFSYRYNLPLTIRSALYPIFGKRIDGPIGHTVDIAAVLGTIFGIATTLGIGVVQLNYGLKVLFDLPQGLPVQSGLILLSVIMAVISATSGVNKGIRVLSELNVLLAFGLILFILFVGDTEFLLNALVLNVGDYINRFMGMTLNSFAFDRPTDWMNSWTLFFWAWWVAWSPFVGLFLARISRGRTIRQFVIGTLIIPFVFTLLWLSIFGNSALYEIIHGNSELAKTVLDAPEKGFYSLLELYPGFGLTASVATITGLLFYVTSADSGSLVLGNFTSKLSDINNDAPNWLRIFWSVAIGLLTLGMLMTDGVAALQNTTVIMGLPFSFVIFFIMAGLYKSLKVEDFRRVSSLNTNAPAPLYGNGTLNWKQRLGRVMNFPGTTYTQRMLDLVCIPAMQEVAKELSLRGAKVEFNTLPPIADERLDHLELTVDLGEEQSFIYQVWPQRYSVPGFTYRARSGKSHYYRLETFLWEGSQGNDLMDYTKEQVISDILDQYEKHMNFIHLSREAPGATLTFPESV is encoded by the coding sequence ATGACAACTCAAAACAGTCCAAAAAATAAGCAGAAGGATAAACTGAACTCTGTGGTTTTTTTTACTTCCGCCGGTCTTATTCTGGCGTTTTCTTTTTTCACCATCTTGATGACCGAAACAGCAAATCAGTGGATCGTTGCCGCCCTTGGCTGGGTATCTAAAACCTTTGGTTGGTATTATCTGTTAGCAGCAACGCTTTATATTGTTTTTGTCATTTTCGTTGCAACCTCACGCTTTGGTAATATCAAACTCGGCCCAGAGCAATCTAAACCTGAATTTAGCGTGCTCAGTTGGTCTGCGATGCTATTTGCCGCAGGAATTGGTATCGATTTAATGTTTTTCTCCGTCGCTGAACCGGTCACCCAATATATGCTGCCGCCAACGGGCGAAGGCGAAACCTTAGAAGCAGCTCGTCAGGCGATGGTGTGGACTCTGTTCCACTATGGCCTAACGGGCTGGTCTATGTATGCCTTAATGGGAATTGCACTGGGTTATTTCAGTTATCGTTATAACTTGCCGCTGACCATTCGCTCCGCACTTTATCCAATATTTGGCAAGCGGATTGACGGCCCAATTGGCCATACTGTGGATATTGCTGCGGTATTAGGGACGATTTTCGGTATCGCAACAACATTGGGGATTGGGGTTGTTCAGCTGAATTATGGTCTCAAAGTCTTATTCGACTTACCTCAAGGGCTCCCCGTGCAAAGTGGGTTGATCCTGCTATCGGTGATTATGGCTGTAATTTCCGCCACATCTGGGGTAAATAAAGGTATTAGGGTGTTATCCGAGCTCAATGTGCTTTTAGCATTTGGTTTGATTTTATTTATCTTATTTGTCGGCGATACTGAGTTCCTACTCAATGCCTTAGTGCTGAATGTGGGGGACTATATTAACCGCTTTATGGGTATGACCCTCAACAGCTTTGCCTTTGACCGCCCAACGGATTGGATGAATAGCTGGACGCTGTTTTTCTGGGCATGGTGGGTAGCATGGTCACCATTTGTTGGGTTATTCCTTGCTCGTATTTCGCGCGGACGAACGATCCGACAGTTTGTGATTGGCACATTAATTATTCCATTTGTTTTCACACTATTATGGCTATCTATTTTTGGTAATAGTGCATTATATGAAATCATTCACGGCAATAGTGAACTTGCAAAAACCGTCCTCGACGCCCCCGAAAAAGGCTTCTATTCACTGCTTGAACTTTACCCCGGCTTTGGCCTAACCGCTTCTGTTGCAACCATTACTGGGCTGTTGTTCTATGTCACCTCTGCTGACTCCGGTTCATTAGTATTAGGCAATTTCACCTCAAAACTCAGTGATATTAACAATGACGCCCCTAATTGGTTGCGAATTTTCTGGTCTGTCGCAATTGGCTTACTTACCTTAGGGATGTTAATGACGGATGGCGTCGCTGCGTTACAAAATACGACGGTGATCATGGGCTTGCCCTTTAGTTTTGTTATCTTCTTTATTATGGCTGGGCTATATAAGTCATTAAAAGTTGAGGACTTTAGACGCGTTAGTTCGCTAAATACCAATGCCCCTGCACCACTATATGGCAACGGAACACTCAATTGGAAACAGCGTTTGGGACGAGTGATGAATTTCCCGGGAACGACTTATACCCAGCGGATGCTTGATTTGGTCTGCATTCCTGCCATGCAAGAAGTGGCAAAAGAGCTCAGTTTAAGGGGAGCAAAAGTGGAATTTAACACCTTGCCACCCATTGCTGATGAGCGATTAGACCATTTAGAATTAACGGTCGACCTAGGCGAAGAACAAAGCTTTATTTACCAAGTGTGGCCACAGCGCTATTCAGTTCCCGGTTTTACCTATCGCGCACGTTCAGGGAAATCCCATTATTACCGCTTAGAAACCTTCTTATGGGAAGGCTCACAAGGGAATGATTTAATGGATTACACCAAAGAACAAGTGATTAGCGATATTCTAGACCAATATGAAAAACATATGAATTTCATTCATTTAAGCCGTGAAGCCCCCGGGGCAACCTTAACATTCCCTGAATCTGTCTAG
- the betB gene encoding betaine-aldehyde dehydrogenase — MQHPPIHKLYIHGGYVDSSQPECGQFPAINPANGETIANLQSATLEDIQWAVESAKQGQEVWAAMTAIERSRILRRAVDILRERNDELAYLETLDTGKPLSETRYVDIVTGADVLEYYAGLIPMLEGQQIPLRDSSFAYTRREPLGVVAGIGAWNYPIQIALWKSAPALAAGNAMVFKPSEVTSLTALKLAEIYTEAGVPAGVFNVVTGQGGEVGQWLTEHPDIAKVSFTGGIATGKKVMANASASSLKEVTMELGGKSPLIIFDDADLDKAADIAMMANFYSSGQVCTNGTRVFVPESLKSQFEDKITERVARIKIGSPIDDNINFGPLVSFAHMENVLRYIELGKQQGAKLLCGGERLMDGDFAQGAYVAPTVFTDCHDEMQITQEEIFGPVMSILSYQSEDEVITRANNSVYGLAAGVVTQDLTRAHRVIHQLEAGICWINTWGESPAQMPVGGYKHSGVGRENGVITLQNYTQVKSIQVELGEFASVF; from the coding sequence ATGCAACATCCACCGATACATAAGCTTTATATTCATGGTGGTTATGTCGACAGTTCACAACCTGAATGCGGGCAATTTCCTGCAATCAACCCTGCAAATGGCGAAACTATCGCAAATCTGCAATCTGCGACCCTTGAAGATATCCAATGGGCGGTAGAAAGTGCCAAACAAGGCCAAGAAGTCTGGGCGGCAATGACCGCGATAGAACGCTCACGTATTTTACGCCGTGCGGTAGATATTTTACGGGAACGTAACGACGAGCTGGCCTACCTCGAAACCCTTGATACGGGCAAACCACTTTCTGAAACGCGTTATGTGGATATCGTCACAGGGGCTGATGTCCTTGAATACTATGCAGGTTTAATCCCTATGCTGGAAGGGCAACAGATCCCTCTGCGTGACAGCTCGTTTGCTTATACCCGTCGTGAACCGCTGGGGGTTGTCGCTGGAATTGGCGCATGGAATTACCCTATCCAAATCGCATTATGGAAGTCAGCACCTGCTCTGGCTGCAGGTAATGCGATGGTGTTCAAACCCAGTGAAGTCACGTCGTTAACTGCATTAAAGTTAGCTGAAATTTATACTGAAGCGGGGGTGCCTGCCGGGGTGTTTAACGTGGTGACAGGCCAAGGCGGTGAAGTGGGGCAATGGTTAACGGAGCACCCTGATATTGCCAAAGTTTCATTCACTGGGGGGATCGCAACGGGTAAAAAAGTGATGGCGAATGCGTCGGCCTCTTCTTTAAAAGAGGTGACGATGGAACTAGGCGGCAAATCACCTCTAATTATTTTCGATGATGCAGATTTAGATAAAGCTGCAGATATCGCCATGATGGCGAATTTTTATAGTTCCGGCCAAGTGTGTACCAATGGAACACGGGTTTTTGTGCCAGAATCGCTTAAATCACAGTTTGAAGACAAGATCACGGAACGTGTGGCGCGCATTAAAATAGGTTCTCCGATTGACGATAATATTAACTTTGGGCCATTAGTCAGTTTCGCACATATGGAAAATGTGTTGCGTTATATTGAGTTAGGCAAACAACAAGGTGCGAAATTATTGTGCGGAGGTGAACGTTTGATGGATGGCGATTTCGCTCAGGGAGCGTATGTTGCACCAACGGTATTCACTGATTGCCACGATGAGATGCAAATCACACAGGAAGAAATTTTTGGTCCTGTCATGAGTATTTTAAGTTACCAATCAGAAGATGAAGTGATTACCCGTGCAAACAATAGTGTATATGGGCTTGCTGCTGGGGTTGTGACACAGGATCTCACGCGTGCGCATCGTGTTATCCATCAATTAGAAGCAGGGATTTGCTGGATTAATACATGGGGTGAATCACCCGCTCAAATGCCAGTAGGGGGGTATAAGCATTCCGGCGTTGGTCGTGAAAATGGCGTAATAACACTGCAAAATTATACACAAGTGAAATCCATTCAAGTGGAACTGGGGGAATTTGCATCCGTTTTTTAA